A single window of Rhodococcus jostii RHA1 DNA harbors:
- a CDS encoding low affinity iron permease family protein — protein sequence MVRNAKAARQQPTDQRSAFDRFVEQIELRVSQAPFFGICAGVVALWVVSIPLWKDLHEWQIAIHTVGAVFTLLLVVLLENASRRATEALQEKLNVIAEALAALLDSSAQDNPELRKAEEKLREAVGLEDRH from the coding sequence ATGGTGCGCAACGCGAAGGCTGCACGTCAGCAGCCCACCGATCAGCGTTCGGCGTTCGACAGGTTCGTCGAGCAGATCGAACTCCGGGTCAGCCAGGCGCCGTTCTTCGGGATCTGCGCCGGAGTGGTCGCGCTGTGGGTCGTCAGCATTCCGCTCTGGAAGGACCTTCACGAGTGGCAGATCGCCATCCACACCGTCGGCGCCGTCTTCACGTTGCTCCTCGTGGTCCTGCTCGAGAATGCCAGCCGCCGCGCCACGGAGGCTCTGCAGGAGAAACTGAACGTCATCGCCGAGGCGCTCGCCGCCCTGCTCGATTCCTCCGCCCAGGACAACCCCGAGCTGAGGAAGGCAGAGGAGAAGTTGCGGGAGGCCGTCGGGCTCGAAGACCGGCACTAG